A single window of Aphidius gifuensis isolate YNYX2018 linkage group LG1, ASM1490517v1, whole genome shotgun sequence DNA harbors:
- the LOC122859589 gene encoding myotubularin-related protein 10-B — MENKNSNNFISYVGFEEHEMQELNSSRKNSLDEGAIKLLPGEVLIAEAQSVLMYSPVGDLKQGISGVLCITNFKLAFITSDDSDGEEINRQQNHLLGYNDSCLSNIDEIYLSLGDKKRKITPGSPVPSKVKGIFIICKNFRTWSFSFKFSPIGHGRNILTTLLHHAFPSRHQLLFAYDYKEVYYNSVDKKVKTFQSMLDWQTELERTSKNNDHIKKNWRLSTANANFLLSPSLPQYIIVPASVTDNQLIGAAAHFQESRPPLWAWSNSTGAALVKMAELIPTITERTQENIMLENIRKSHPQKTPMTVLDLNKEINVKSVAMGFSKFVTLCSPENIRQFWIQDNNFYSLLDNSKWLKFVSYCLEKATEATDNLNSGTSVILQESAGRDVCCIISSLVQLMSDKYFRTITGFQSLIQKEWVTSGHPFCDRLGHIINSTSDKSPIFLLYLDCVWQLIQQFPSQFEFTETYLTSLWDTVHVSIFDTFLFNCERDRYLAAMDSNNPLILRSAWDWHEQYTDQDISLFKNPLFYQNDKDILIIIIPKYNISNLEFWSQNYFRWIPPLEIINGGKNHTELFTRILQSGINQLKIDTKDNSTLNTISTCMVQMNIDSFYPFGYKKNGNTISTPIMNTSMLMSESFIDTQSIITAPDG, encoded by the exons atggagaataaaaatagtaacaaTTTTATAAGTTATGTTGGCTTTGAGGAACATGAAATGcag gaattaaattcaagtagaaaaaattcGTTGGATGAAGgagcaataaaattattacctgGTGAAGTACTAATTGCTGAGGCTCAAAGTGTTTTGATGTATTCACCAGTTGGTGATTTAAAACAAGGAATATCAGGTGTTCTTTGTAtaactaattttaaattagcaTTTATTACCAGTGATGATAGTGATGGcgag gAAATAAATCGTCAACAAAATCATTTACTTGGATATAATGATTcttgtttatcaaatattgatgaaatatatttatcattgggtgataaaaaaagaaaaataacaccAGGAAGTCCAGTGCCTTCTAAAGTCAAaggaatatttattatttgtaaa AATTTTAGAACATggtcattttcatttaaattttcaccaaTTGGACATGGAAGAAATATATTGACGACTTTATTACATCATGCATTTCCAAGCAGGCATCAGCTTTTATTTGCCTATGATTAcaa aGAAGTATATTACAACAGTGttgataaaaaagttaaaacatTTCAATCAATGTTAGACTGGCAAACAGAATTAGAACGTAcatctaaaaataatgatcatattaaaaaaaattggagatTATCAACAGCAAATGctaattttttactatcacccag ttTGCCACAGTATATAATAGTTCCAGCATCAGTAACAGACAATCAACTTATTGGTGCTGCTGCACATTTTCAAGAAAGTAGACCACCTCTTTGGGCTTGGTCAAATAGTACTGGTGCAGCACTTGTTAAAATGGCTGAATTAATACCAACAATAACTGAAAGAACTCAAGAAAATATTATGcttgaaaatattagaaaaagtCATCCACAAAAAACACCAATGACTGTATtggatttaaataaagaaattaatgttaaatCTGTTGCTATgggtttttcaaaatttgttACATTATGCTCACCAg aaaATATAAGACAATTTTGGatacaagataataatttttattcgttATTAGACAATTCAAAATGGTTGAAATTTGTATCATATTGTTTAGAAAAAGCAACTGAAGCAACTGATAATTTAAACTCTGGTACTTCTGTTATACTTCAag aAAGTGCTGGTAGAGATGTGTGTTGTATAATATCAAGTCTAGTTCAACTAATGtctgataaatattttcgtaCAATAACTGGTTTCCAATCATTGATACAAAAAGAATGGGTAACATCTGGACATCCATTTTGTGATCGTTTAGgacatattattaattcaacatCTGATAAATcaccaatatttttattatatcttgATTGTGTTTGGCAATTGATACAACAATTTCCATCACAATTTGAATTTACAGAAACATATTTAACAAGTCTTTGGGATACAGTACATGTATCAATAtttgatacatttttatttaattgtgaaCGTGATAGATATTTAGCAGCAATGGATTCAAATAATCCATTGATACTTCGTAGTGCATGGGATTGGCATGAACAGTATACTGATCAagatatatcattatttaaaaatccactgttttatcaaaatgataaagatatattaataataataataccaaaatataatatatcaaatttagaattttggtcacaaaattattttcgttgGATACCAccacttgaaataataaatggtGGTAAAAATCATACTGAATTATTTACGCGTATATTACAAAGTGGTATaaaccaattaaaaattgataccAAAGATAATTCaacattaaatacaataagtACATGTATGGTACAAATGAATATTGATAGTTTTTATCCatttggatataaaaaaaatggcaataCAATTAGTACACCAATTATGAATACATCAATGCTCATGTCTGAAAGTTTTATTGATACACAATCAATTATCACAGCACCAGatggataa
- the LOC122859594 gene encoding aldehyde dehydrogenase, mitochondrial, with translation MLRLARKFQYVRAFSSAAMPAPEINPSIMYCGLFIDNEWRKSISGKTFNTINPSTGDCIAEVQEAGCEDVDAAVSAAKKAFKLGSTWRTMNASDRGVLLNRLADLMERDRTYLASLETLDNGKPYAVAYNVDLPGCISTLRYYAGWADKNHGKVIPMDGNYFAYTRHEPVGVCGQIIPWNFPLLMMSWKIAPALATGNTIILKPAEQTPLTALYIAQLTKEAGFPNGVVNVLPGFGSTGAALVSHKDVDKIAFTGSTEVGQLVQRDAAMSNLKRTSLELGGKSPNIILKDADMNYAVETSHFALFFNMGQCCCAGSRTFVEDDIYDEFVEKSMIRAKKRTVGNPFDMSIEQGPQIDEEQFKKILSMIESGKEQGAKLVAGGEVVGDKGYFIEPTVFADVQDDMTIAKDEIFGPVQQILKFSELDEVIERANKTDYGLAAGIFTKNIDKANHLIQGIRAGTVWVNTYNAFGVQVPFGGFKMSGHGREMGEYGLEAYTEVKSVITKINQKNS, from the exons ATGTTACGTTTAGCAAGAAAATTTCAATATGTCAGGGCATTTTCATCAGCAGCAATGCCAGCACCTGAAATTAACCCCTCAATTATGTACTGTGGG ttatttattgataatgaatGGCGTAAATCAATAAGTGGTAAAACATTTAACACAATAAATCCATCAACTGGTGATTGTATTGCTGAAGTACAAGAAGCTGGTTGTGAAGATGTTGATGCAGCTGTTAGTGCTGCTAAAAAAGCATTTAAACTTGGTTCAACATGGAGAACAATGAATGCATCTGATCGTGGTGTATTACTTAATCGTCTTGCTGATTTAATGGAACGTGATCGTACATATTTAGCG tCATTGGAAACATTGGACAATGGTAAACCATATGCAGTTGCTTATAATGTTGATTTACCAGGATGTATCAGTACATTGAGATATTATGCTGGTTGGGCTGATAAAAATCATGGTAAAGTTATTCCAATGGATGGTAATTATTTTGCATATACAAGACATGAACCTGTTGGTGTTTGTGGACAAATAATACCATGGaattttccattattaatGATGTCATGGAAAATAGCACCAGCATTAGCAACTGGTAatacaattatattaaaacCAGCTGAACAAACACCATTAACTGCTTTGTATATTGCACAATTAACAAAAGAAGCTGGTTTTCCAAATGGTGTTGTTAATGTTTTACCTGGTTTTGGTAGTACTGGTGCTGCATTAGTTTCACATAaagatgttgataaaattgcaTTTACTGGATCAACAGAAGTTGGTCAATTAGTTCAACGTGATGCTGCAAtgagtaatttaaaaagaacaaGTCTTGAACTTGGTGGTAAATCaccaaatattatattaaaagatGCTGATATGAATTATGCTGTTGAAACATCAcattttgcattattttttaatatgggTCAATGTTGTTGTGCTGGATCAAGAACATTTGTTGAGGATGATATTTATGatgaatttgttgaaaaaagtaTGATACGTGCTAAAAAAAGAACAGTTGGTAATCCATTTGATATGAGTATTGAACAAGGACCACAAATTGATGaagaacaatttaaaaaaatattatcaatgattGAAAGTGGAAAAGAACAAGGTGCAAAACTTGTTGCTGGTGGTGAAGTTGTTGGTGATAAAGGATACTTTATTGAACCAACAGTATTTGCTGATGTTCAAGATGACATGACTATTGCAAAAGATGAAATATTTGGACCAgtacaacaaatattaaaattcagtgAACTTGATGAAGTCATTGAACGAGCAAATAAAACTGATTATGGTCTTGCTGCtggaatttttacaaaaaatattgataaagcaAATCATCTCATTCAGGGAATTCGTGCTGGTACTGTTTGGGTTAATACTTATAATGCATTTGGTGTTCAAGTACCATTTGGTGGATTTAAAATGTCTGGACATGGAAGAGAAATGGGTGAATATGGCTTGGAAGCATACACCGAAGTCAAGAGTGTCATCActaaaataaaccaaaaaaatagttaa
- the LOC122859603 gene encoding very-long-chain (3R)-3-hydroxyacyl-CoA dehydratase 3 isoform X1 has product MNPTIYWSQNVDQVFLTIDVNDPKGTEIQFNESSMTFDAYTSTKNNDLVNYNFTLDLHESTTHENNVYEMIDHKLQFWLMKKIPGIWPKLIKSDEVPSWLIEDAEKSRQKNSKKSGKTGDKNKPLNFDEKLHREFLEKRNVHEDYPQMYDNLHKQEMGYRKEDLKKVYLVIYNLCQLVAFLYVLVIMTIRYSREGPESMKETYSSVGSIMKFVQILQFLEVMHPMFGYTKGNAFIALLQTSGRAFILFCMIECEPRMQTKPVVFYVFYVWALVEIFRYPYYITQVLNVDIPLLTWLRYTVWIPLYPLGFLFEGIIVLRNIPYFDETNKFTVALPNSWNFAFHFPTFMRLYLLILCIPGMYTMMSHMNKTRAIKIGKKDKRKESDKKLS; this is encoded by the exons ATGAATCCAACAATCTACTGGTCACAAAATGTTGATCAAGTATTCTTGACAATTGATGTAAATGATCCcaag ggAACTGAAATACAATTCAATGAATCGAGTATGACATTTGATGCTTATAcaagtacaaaaaataatgatcttgttaattataattttacactTGACCTACATGAATCAACAACACATGAG aATAATGTTTATGAAATGATTGATCATAAACTTCAATTTtggttgatgaaaaaaataccagGTATATGGCCAAAGTTAATAAAATCTGATGAAGTACCATCATGGCTAATTGAAGATGCTGAAAAATCTCgacaaaaaaatagtaaaaaatcaGGAAAAACaggtgataaaaataaaccattaaattttgatgaaaaacttCATAgagaatttttagaaaaacgtAATGTTCATGAAGATTATCCTCAAATGTATGATAATCTTCATAAACAAGAAATGGGCTACAGAAAAG aagatttaaaaaaagtttatcttGTTATTTACAATTTGTGTCAGTTGGTTGCTTTTCTGTATGTCTTGGTTATCATGACAATACGTTATTCTCGTGAAGGACCAg aATCAATGAAAGAAACTTATTCAAGTGTTGGAAGTATCATGAAATTTGtacaaatattacaatttcTTGAAGTAATGCATCCAATGTTTGGCTACACCAAGGGAAATGCATTTATTGCATTACTTCAAACAAGTGGTAGagcatttatattattttgtatgatTGAATGTGAACCACGTATGCAAACAAAACCAGttgtattttatgttttttatgtttggGCATTAGTCGAAATATTTCGTTATCCTTATTATATAACACAAGTATTAAATGTTGATATACCATTATTAACATGGTTGAGATATACTGTTTGGATACCACTTTATCCACTTGGTTTTCTATTTGAAGGTATTATTGTACTTAGAAATATTCCTTACTTTGATGAGACCAATAAATTTACAGTGGCTCTACCCAATTCATGGAATTTTGCTTTTCATTTTCCAACATTTATGagactttatttattgatactcTGTATACCAGGAATGTACACAATGATGTCACATATGAATAAAACAAGAGCAATTAAAATTGGCAAAAAAGATAAACGCAAAgaaagtgataaaaaattatcataa
- the LOC122859603 gene encoding very-long-chain (3R)-3-hydroxyacyl-CoA dehydratase 3 isoform X2, with the protein MNPTIYWSQNVDQVFLTIDVNDPKGTEIQFNESSMTFDAYTSTKNNDLVNYNFTLDLHESTTHENNVYEMIDHKLQFWLMKKIPGIWPKLIKSDEVPSWLIEDAEKSRQKNSKKSGKTGDKNKPLNFDEKLHREFLEKRNVHEDYPQMYDNLHKQEMGYRKDLKKVYLVIYNLCQLVAFLYVLVIMTIRYSREGPESMKETYSSVGSIMKFVQILQFLEVMHPMFGYTKGNAFIALLQTSGRAFILFCMIECEPRMQTKPVVFYVFYVWALVEIFRYPYYITQVLNVDIPLLTWLRYTVWIPLYPLGFLFEGIIVLRNIPYFDETNKFTVALPNSWNFAFHFPTFMRLYLLILCIPGMYTMMSHMNKTRAIKIGKKDKRKESDKKLS; encoded by the exons ATGAATCCAACAATCTACTGGTCACAAAATGTTGATCAAGTATTCTTGACAATTGATGTAAATGATCCcaag ggAACTGAAATACAATTCAATGAATCGAGTATGACATTTGATGCTTATAcaagtacaaaaaataatgatcttgttaattataattttacactTGACCTACATGAATCAACAACACATGAG aATAATGTTTATGAAATGATTGATCATAAACTTCAATTTtggttgatgaaaaaaataccagGTATATGGCCAAAGTTAATAAAATCTGATGAAGTACCATCATGGCTAATTGAAGATGCTGAAAAATCTCgacaaaaaaatagtaaaaaatcaGGAAAAACaggtgataaaaataaaccattaaattttgatgaaaaacttCATAgagaatttttagaaaaacgtAATGTTCATGAAGATTATCCTCAAATGTATGATAATCTTCATAAACAAGAAATGGGCTACAGAAAAG atttaaaaaaagtttatcttGTTATTTACAATTTGTGTCAGTTGGTTGCTTTTCTGTATGTCTTGGTTATCATGACAATACGTTATTCTCGTGAAGGACCAg aATCAATGAAAGAAACTTATTCAAGTGTTGGAAGTATCATGAAATTTGtacaaatattacaatttcTTGAAGTAATGCATCCAATGTTTGGCTACACCAAGGGAAATGCATTTATTGCATTACTTCAAACAAGTGGTAGagcatttatattattttgtatgatTGAATGTGAACCACGTATGCAAACAAAACCAGttgtattttatgttttttatgtttggGCATTAGTCGAAATATTTCGTTATCCTTATTATATAACACAAGTATTAAATGTTGATATACCATTATTAACATGGTTGAGATATACTGTTTGGATACCACTTTATCCACTTGGTTTTCTATTTGAAGGTATTATTGTACTTAGAAATATTCCTTACTTTGATGAGACCAATAAATTTACAGTGGCTCTACCCAATTCATGGAATTTTGCTTTTCATTTTCCAACATTTATGagactttatttattgatactcTGTATACCAGGAATGTACACAATGATGTCACATATGAATAAAACAAGAGCAATTAAAATTGGCAAAAAAGATAAACGCAAAgaaagtgataaaaaattatcataa